Within Balearica regulorum gibbericeps isolate bBalReg1 chromosome 10, bBalReg1.pri, whole genome shotgun sequence, the genomic segment tcatttctgatatAATAAAGATATTACACAGAACACCCCTTCAACTCATCCCACCAAACTCTTGACAGTACTCTGTCAAAGGAGTTCCGGTTCCGTCAGAACTTTGTTGTTAAGCTAACTGAGCAATTTCAGAAGCAAGAAAGCATTCAGGAAGCGGTAAATTCATCAGCACAACAAAATGAATGGGAGGGCATTCTTTTTACATTGAACCTTCAGGATGCCTCTCTAATCATCCTTCCTAAAATGTATGGAAAAGACTTACATAAACTCACCATTACATGCAAATGTGACTTTAACTGTTGAAGTTATCTGGTTCTGGGATTTCTTCTTAAAACTAACATATTCCACAGTGTTTGCTCAAAATGTTTCTCTCAGTTCCATAGCAGAATAGGAATGACTGCTTTACTGGTGTGCCACAAACCAGGCAGTATGCGGTCTTGAGATACTCAGCTAATATAGGGCCTCAGATCTCCTCTGCCTCAACTCTCCTCCCCACTCTCCAATTTgtatagtcttttttttttattttggtgtaaTTGTTCTGCAAAGTTGTAAGCTTCCTGATAAGTTAGTTCATGCAACGTATGCCACTGTGTACTTTTCTGCGAGGAActatgcttttcttcctttatagAACAAATCTATACCTGACTGCACTTAGGAAGAGGGGATTGATTCCTGCTGTATAACAGGGCATGTCTGTTTTTGAGAGTTAGTTCTCAGAAACAATTACATCAATGGCTGCGCAAGTGAATGCTCAAAGTTGATAAAGTGAACCTCATCTGCAAACTGGCTGCCTCCCAGCTTTTCCAGATGAAGCTGTTTCTACAGATGCTTGTCATTCAAGTTGTGGACGAGGCTCTCAGCAACATGATGTAATGTCAAAGCCAGCCCAGCTTGGAGCTGTAGGTTGTACTTAGATGTCTTCCTAAGATCCCTTCAAACCTAGAGTATTCTATTATTGTGTGTTTCTCCCgaaatattttacagcatgatttataaaatgcaattaaatataaataatagaaaGGGTAAACACActgcatgtattttattttctgttttgcaagctTGAGTTGTTGCTCTTGAGTTTGCCTCATTATAGTAGGAAGTTTGCCTACTACAAAATAAGGATATATGGATCAGCGTTGCCACTGCAAGCGTAGGTTATctgtaaggaagaaaatatgtgTAGTCTATAATCAGCTATATTCTGTAAGTCTAGAAACAACAGCATACTCTTCTTGAATAGATAGTGATAGTATGTTGAGTATGGGAAGTCTTAGCAAAATTTCAAGGacataaaaatacctttttttttctttttcagtgaagtTAACATGTACAAGTATAAATGAAGCAAGCATGATATCAAAGAGATACGGTAGGTTACAATATTACTTGACATTTCAAAAAAGTTTATCTTTGAGGGAAGCTATAAATAAATAGGgtagaattttttaaaaccattaaaGCTTCTTTCTTTGACGATGCAAAGTACCTCCACTTGCAGATCTCACTTCACAAGCAATGTGTTCCCGTGTCTAATGGAGTaagttgaaagagaaaaatatatttggccaatcacagaaatgttattctgtttcttccttttctggagCTGAATAATTTATAATCACTGAAGATCTGTGTTTGTATCTCCAGTTTTTGTTCTACATGATGAAAGAGGTAATCTCAAATTGTAAAATGTGTACAACAGTGTAAAAGTTCTGAGATTGCCCCTGAGTTTTTCAGATTCCTGATCTGAATTAGTTCTTCTTCAAATGTGTTAAAGCCGTTAAATGCATGTTTCCCACTTTTACTAACACTTTATATAATTACACTTTTCCAAGGTCTTCTACTTTACCCATGGTGTTCGTCTTTGGAACTGGAACATTTTGTTTGATTGAACTCTTGAGCTGCTTTTTAGCTCAGAAAAAGTCAGACCAATATCAGTGAATGTGAAGGATCTTTTTGAATGTCTTCTTGAAATTCTGGTTACAAAGAGGATACAGGAATGGATTTAAGGTGGAGTTCACATAGCCAAGCCATATAGTGAACATGTGTAATTTAGAAAATTGTTCATGGCCCTGGAAAGCTATTACCATAAATAGTACAAAATAGGGAATCCAGCACAGCATAAAGGCTGCCATTATGACCCCTAACTGCTTagctgctttcctctccctgttCCTATGCAGTCCTTGAAAGTCCCTTTTGGAATGGGTATGCAGACTTCGCCAGGTTTTCCTCAGGTAAGTCAGTCCTCTGAAATCCCTGTTCTCAGTCTTTTCCTGAGGACTGCAGGCTCTTTCAGGGTTAGGCCTGGAGTCGTCTCTAGAGGGTGCCTCCTCTGTGAAAGTATGGCTATCTGATGCATCACTTAAGTCACTGTCTTGTGAGCCCGGCTCCTCTTCTTTTTCGTTCTCTTCTATTACATGCATGCCCTTCTTTCCTGCTTTATCCACACCTGGCTCAGACTTGACAGTGGTGAGAGGAAAACAGCTCCATTTAAGGACTTTCTTATTACTCTTGCTAACAAATGCCTTTGAAGACTTATCAGGTTTACTGAAATGAAGCTCTGCCTCCGTATTTTTGGGCTGAAGGGAGCTTTGCTCGTCTTTGGGAGGGGTGTTCTCATCTACGATTTGCTTTTGGAGGCAAATACTTTGTTCATCCTTCATCTTACTATGAGATATGGGgcttttttctgagaaagacCGATATGATCCATTAATGAGCTCTCGGTGTTGACAGTGTTTTCgaacagttttaaatattttatagtagAACCATAACATCATGATAGACGGTAGGTAAAAATTCACAATGGCTGTCAACACTTTAAACCATGTGACTTCAGAGAATTCagtttcacatttgttttcctttactttccTTTCCCCATTATTAGCAAAAACATGCCATCCTAGGATTGGAATGACCCACATGAAAGAGAgcaaccaaacccccaaaatcatTAGCGATGCTCTCATTTTTGTTCTATACTTGAGATATTTCAGTGGTTGCTGAACTGAACGATAACGGTCAATGCACAATATGAAGAGATTGAAAATGGATGCAGTACTGGCCACGTAATCCATTGACAGCCAGAACAAACAGGCTGGTAAGCCTAGAGTCCACACAGGACTTAGGAGATAAACAATATTCAGGGGCATAACAGCTGCACCAACTATAAGATCTGCAATAGAGAGGCTGATAATGTATAAATTGCCAACTGTTTGCAGCTTCTTCTCAGTTTTCACAGCACATAGTACTAATATATTCATGACAACAGTGGTCAGTGAAATGCTTCCCAGGAACAGACCTAGAAGAGCTGAGTGAGGGTTAGTTGAAttctctgttgtgttttttgaCATCTTTTCCGCAAGAACACAGAATGATAATCAGAGAAGATGTCCAGGCCTTGGAAATTCAGTCTTGGTTTACACTCCTGGATGAAAACGTGTTGGAttgctttgtgatttttatttccagaactatagaaaagaaaagaaatatgctCAGTCACTATagtactaaaataaaataataaaatgaataaaacaaatctgTGCTTCAGCTTAGCACTCCCCCTTTTAGGATTTCctaagtaattaatttttacaacattttaCATATAGGTAATTTAAGATGTGTTCTATGAAAAGTGTGGGAGCAAGCTCCATGAACCAATCCAAAATGGTTTGTGGAGGTGTTTCATGGGGCTTCATGTAATTCTGACCCCAGAACCTGGAGAAGAAATTTCAGTCCTCAttgttttaattcattaaatacTCATTACATACTGATCATGAACCATGACATAAAATACATATCGGCAAACCATTTTAAAGTGtgttaataaaaagcaaattaacatGTTTTGTACTAAATAGTTTTAAACAAACCAGTGATTATTAAAAAACTACATCTAATAGTTTAAGAATACAGCAGCTGGATTTAATTATCCACCAATAATAGGGTATCATATGATGTCAAGTGACAAGGTATTCCAAGCAATAAAAAGACTCCAACCATTATACACCTTTAGCTGATATAGAGTCTCAGATAACTCCTAAGATTGCAGCTAGTGCCTATGTTTTCACTGGTAGGCAGTCATTCAAATTATAGGTAATGAGTAATATCTTCCTACCCAATTTAGGCTTATACAGATTTCAAACATTTAAAGGCAGccctattttatttcaaatgcaaactAATAAAAGTTCAGGGAAAATAATAGGATTTTTCAGGATTAATAAGCATCTTGCAACCTCCCAAATGTATATAAATGAAGGGTCTTTTAGGCTGAAGTTTAGTAGTTGTTCAGGTGCCTAAGAAACATGCAAGAACTGTTCTCCAGTAACTTGGAGAAGCCATGTCACTCCTGCAtgcttgctgttgctgtttgctGCATTAAAGTGGAAAGTGAATTGGAAATAAGAGGAGCTGAGACGGAACACATAGCACACCTTTCCTTTGTGcctaagaaatttttttttttatgattaatCTTTAGTAAATGAGCTATCTTTCTTTGTTTAGAACTTTGGCATGAGCCACGTGTAGAGCcttcagaatgaaaattcattaaaatcttCTATATACCCATGATTAGAGTGCCTGGGAATTTCAATACATGcactgcagttaaaaaaacaaaaggacaaCCTACTAAACACTCCCCACCGCACATACAAAACCTATTTTACAGTAGGGCACATTTGCCCAGTTAGGCTTGTTTTCTAGTCACATGCATTTCTACATACTATTTTGCAGGTGTTATCAGAGTGGCAGATGTTATTTGTACAGACACAGTAGTGTGTAGCTTTATGGTGACTTGATCTGCATTCAGAAGCAACTATAGACGCATACTTCACTTGTGAACATAGAGGTTCTGTATCAAGATCATAGGCCTTAATCATAAAACGTGTTATTCCATTTTCTAACACAAGCATAGTTAACTCAAATATTGGCAAtaaaaggggagaggaagggagggaatgTAGAGGTAAGAAAAGCACCATTTCAAAGTTGAGTAGATACGCTATTCCTTTATCTAGAAATTCTCTATGCTTTTGGTGTCTTCTACTTCCCAACTGCTAACTTCATGATCTAAAGTCCAGAAATGATTAATACTATTTTAAGTCTTGGAGCATATGATCAGTTGACCAATTCTATCTCCAGGATTTATTAGAAACATATCTGTGAGGGTGATATgtattttctgccatttttctctTACAGTGCTTGTCTGAGTTTATGTTCTGGTAAAGCTCTTAAAGCAATGAGGAAGGAAACTGAGACTGTAGATATATTAACTCAGAGTATTTACACAACTAACACTGAGAAATATGTGTGAGATTTCTCATCCTTGTTATTCTAAACATAGTCAAAACAATACAATGCAATAGATTACTCAATATTTCGTATTTCATATTGAAATTCAATAATTCAATATTTCATGCTAACTTCATCTCTTATTCCAGTAATCAGGGTTGAAGCTAAAATGTTTGTGTGCTTTCTTACAAGAGGTCAAATTCCCTCTTCCTTAAGCTTCACTTACAAGTGCCTGGTATTATGAAAGATGTGTACTTCGTAGCAGTAACATCCATAGGTAGAGGAAATACATACACTGTGGGGTATGAGCTCAAGAGCTGTATTCTGTAATTCCGTATTCTGTATAGCGTTCAGGTTCTGTTGTGTGTAGTTCCTCAGTGACAGCTAGTCACAGATGTCAGATCAGAGAGGCCTCAAGCATCTCCTGTTTGagaacaagaacagaaattactCCACGGATCTTAAACCAACATGTCTGGTGACGAGAAATTATTATATCCCGGTCTGTCCTtgtctttctttccacagccaTATACTGTAACCTCTCTGCTGGAGTTAAGTATATGGGGCATGGTCAAGTCAAGAAGTTGATTTTAATTGCTTCAGGGACCTCATAAAGAAATGACTCATCTTTACCTccacatattttcatttaaatttatgGCAAAATAAAGGGAGAGAATGCAACTTTAATAGAGTTTTCAACAGAAGGAATAACAGCAAAGAAAGTTATCTGATTAGACAGCTCTCCTCAGTTATTTATGAACTGCATATGAAATCAAACATAGAGCAGGATACAGTAAATAGGGTTGACTGCTTCCCAAACAGGGTAGGAAGCAGCCTGCAGAACTTGATCTGGAATACTTCTGCTCCAAAGAAGGCACGAAGGTCTAGCTTTTCAGCTCATGCTTCACtgctattaaaatgtcttttattaaaTGACAAAACTTGAttacttttctgctttggaagaGCTTATACAGACTATAGCAATCCAAGAATGATGTCAAGAGATGCAAATCATTTGAGAATGctaagaacaagagaaaaatcagggtAATgcatttgctcttttaaaaatacacatgctAACAGGTACTCCATATTTATAATAATTCTGTCTTATAATGCAATTTTCATCACAATGACATCTGAGCAGTTCATAGTCCCTGATGGATTTTATCTTCTCTGCTTTATAGAGAGCTGGCCATGTactgttaaattttaaaatgaaattgaggAACAAGTCAAAGTGATCTGCTAAGCATCATACAGTAGTGTTAGATCTAAAACCAGCCTAGGCTCCCTTGCTCTCCAGTGTTCTGACTACTATACTGGTTTTTTCTGTCTAGACCTTGGGTCTGTATTCATTCAGACACCCTAGACAAGCAATGcttatttagaaattaatttttttttttttaactttaatgCAGTACTAGCAACTTAGTCTGGCTTTGACCTTATGACATCTTTCATTGTAATAAGTCCACTTACATGATAGGGTCTAATATGGCTGGAGGGGGACTATACCCAGTAACAAACATCTACAGTATTAATTGCTAGAACAGGCTTGCAAGAACCATCTGCCCTAGTCTAGAGTGAGTAGATCTTGAGGCTGGATTAGGATATTGAAGCTTTACAGTAACACTGCATTTTCCTTATTGAACAATTTGTGATTTTCACATAGGATCTTTTACAAGCCTGACTTTGTGAGTATTATCCCACCAAAGACAGTATTATAAGGTTCTGGGTAATTTATGTTTTGGAGTGTGTTGATGAGAAAAGAAGCCACTATAAGAGGTAACTGGAAGAGGGTCTCCTTACCTTCAGCATGAAAGTTATATACCCAGCACATACTTCCTACCtatctagttttattttaagccaAATCGTACCTCTGAGTCCATTAAAAAGGGACTGAGTTGGCCACAAAATGCTTAGAATAGAGCGGAAATGCAATGTTGCCTGTGTATGATCTAGTCCTTGCAACTCTTTGCATTCCCTACCATGTGACACAAAGTGGTGCTGGTGTTTCTGCCTGAGATCTTTCAGATTGTGCAGAATTCTCCTTAACAATAAGTTAGGATAGGCATTTAGCAGCATATCAGACATACTGCAATCCCACGCTCGTGTGTACAGGAAAGAGAATTTGGTGGCTTTCTTGAATCTTCTCGGGGCCCAAAGACGGCTTCCAACACAGGAGTCTTTGTGCAACTTGCACCTGTCAGTGTCCATGCTCTTTCAATAAGAAGTAACTTGCAGACAGCTTACATCTCCCTCTCCTACACAGGCCAGCAGaacagtaaaagagaaaacagtaagCTTCTCCTAAGCAGCAAAGGTGACTGCACACAAAATAGCATACAGAGAAGTTGCGTTGAGTTGCAGAAATGTTATGTTACTGGTCAGTGCCCTCTAATACCACTCTGCATTTGGAGCTTTTGCCCTTAAAGCTCAGTCTTGCCCACTAAGCTTACATTGAACTGCTACACGATTGCCACTCTTTGCTAGAATTAGCACATTTTGCCACACAACTTTGCCCAATAGAAGATAACTAGAAAATACTAAGTCTTGCTGCATATTAAGAAATTCACTGATCACCTCTTCTGTGCTCTAGGGAAGATTGTAatctacaatttttttccttaaacttcCTACAATCACCATTAGTAGGGATGGTATCAAATATCATCATCAGTCAGTCATCATGAGACCACTGTGATTTGGAATAGCAGCTTCTTGCTCTTTGTTGAGGCACACACCATTTGACTGTAGACTGTTTGTGGTATATGTACCCCTGTTCAGGAGCTACTGGTTTAATTCCTTATCTGTAACTCAGTTCCCAGTAGAGGAACTGTAATAATACtgaataaatgtgttttaatatttggaCAGTTTAACTTTCATTAGACTGAGCCAAAGCTCTCTAAtacagaacagattttaaagaaaacaatcagCCCAAGATCTTGGATAGCTCTCTGGAATTTCTAAACCCTGACCTCACTGTGAAAtgccttctttattttttactgtctgTAAAGAGCTTTTTCTACAAGGAAATTCAGCAATCATTATTTGTTTGTTGCTGTATCACAGTGATAATTCTTCCAAGGAACCAGAATCTACTGGGAGATGCTAAGTAGATGCCTTACTGACTCATTAGTGCAGGTGCAACCTATTAAGCCCTGACTAAGTGGGAGTAAGTTTCTAGAAACAGATGGTGGCATATCTCTTATAGTTAGGTTTTAAAGAAACCATGGATAGAACAGGAAGAGGCTAGGCTAGAACACAGTTCTCATTGATGAGACTAAGTTCAAGGCAGAAGTTaagatttcatttcagatgACCTGTGTTTACTGTGTTGTACTGAAGAAACCTATTTGTTTCCagtgatttcttttaaacttaTTCTTTAGGTGTTGAAAGTATTAACACTCTAGAAGTTTGattaattttcctcttaaaggcttatttatttctctgtaagaaaacaaatcctAGGCAATGCCTGCCAATACTTGAGGAATATTTTTGATAAATAGTAAATGAAAAAACTTGATAACCTGCCTGCTGTTCCCATTCAAGTCACCCAGTATCTCAATCCAGGAAAGACTAgcttcttttttcagaaaattgtcTACTGCTATCAAAGAAAGAATGGATTCCATCTATGCTCGAGTTGTCTCTTCTAGGTAGTCTGAAATGAGAAGACCACATAATCTGAAGCTTTAGTGTCTGACCAGTCAAATTTTGTCAATCCTCCTAAATTGTCCTCTTCCCCCATGTATCTATTTTAAGGGCAGTGAAAGTTGTAAATGAATCTTTTACTATGTAAACAACCAACCCAGCCTgacttacaaatattttcattccttgTTTATATTATGACTCTTCCTTTGTGTGAAGAACTCTTAAACAAATTTGGACATCTGGCTGTCTAGTTTTGTATAAACTTGTATTGTGTGCATTTGGTGGCAGAGAATTTTTAGTGGTTCTTGACTGTAAATgctgttttggggggaaaaatgagGCCAGAACTAATGTAGCAGATAGACGCTATTGCAGATGTGCTGAAACCTACTTTACAGACTagactgcagaaagaaaattgctgAGTTGTTGGATCGGTGATCTGCATACTGATTTCAGGAGTGGGATGCCCTGAAAAATGGTGCGGGCCTTCAGTGTGCCAGTGGTGATTGGCAAAGGTACTGTTCCTGGGGAGGGTGAAGGCAAGCAGGCTGTTTCTGAAGCCTTCTCCACGCTTTCACTTCCAGAGAGAGTAGGTGGTCCAATGCTGTAATTACTGCacttcttttccccctcctggTTCAATCACTTGTCTAGACAACATAGTGAACAGGCTGTATAGTTTCAGAGCAAGAACAAAGCAGAATAGAAGGAGTAATGCGGTTACATCCACACTCCTAAGACATATTTATTCAATTATCTCTAGGAATGCACATGACAACTCCCTTTAAACTACTTAGACTGAAGCCTCCTTGAATTCATTTATCCATTTGTTCTGAACATGCAGTACACTGTAAATGGTCCTCTCACACTTACAGCAGTCAGTGGAGGACCACTTAATGCAGTATTGCAAAGGGACTAAAGCTAGGTCATCACTTCGTTCCTTTTATACAGGATCTATATTGCTTGGCTGTGGTCTGGTCTGTGATGTCAAATTTATTCTTATTCCTCTAACTTGGACGGTGATGTTCTAAGGATAGCAAGCAGACTCTGTGAACAACAAAAAGACAGAATGCAGAGCCTACTGTGAAAGGAACTTGAAGTTTTTAAGTAACTTTATGAAGTTTGtcaaggagaaaagaagtatttatgATTATAACTGTATGATATACTGAATTTTAACTTGCATATGtaaggatattttcttttcagtccagTGATTCTACTGTgctattgctatttttttatttgtatatctGGATATTAGGGTACAGGGTATCAGGATTGTATATAaatacttctgcttttatttaattgaCAAAGTATTACATCCAGTTTCCTTAAGTGAAGCGTAAttcaaagagcaagaaaatgttTGGGCAGGCTGTAAGGTTTGAAAATATAAGTGAAAGTTCAGCTCAGGGCTTGTAGCTGATGCTTGACTTGATTATACTTGATATTTTCAAGTTCTATTTTTTATAGAATCACAGCAGTTGCTTCTACAGCCACGTGCATCAACCAAATTGACAGGCAACATGCTGCTGTcagcacagatttttctgattgCTGATCTTTATGCTTTTATTGGGTTGGAGCGAAGGGGGCTGGCTTTAGTAGGAATGAGATTATCTACAGTTTTAGCTATGTGCCAGCAAAAAGTTTAGACCTCCccagctttctgaaataaagtttTAGCATGAATAACACAAATCATTACGTACAGTCATGCTATCCTTCTTATTTGCATACACGCATCCTGAGTCCTTAACTTTTTACAACAGCAGTGAACTCTGTGATGAAATTGAGTACTTGAATCTGAGTCACCACTGTGCTGTCTGGGCTCAAATCTTGACTAAGATGCTGTACTGTATCTGGTTGTGAAAAGTTCAGAAATAACTGTCTCCCCTGCTGTTCTGACCttctccccacctctccctcaCTGGTGTACTGTTCTCATGATTAAGCGTACTGTACTGGATCTTTAATCTTCTTCTTGCTTTGCAGCCCAATATCCTTGGGTAACTTTTAAGTGTATGTATTGCTGCTGGATTTCTGGGgtggggcagggaaggaaaattcAGCGTTTTATTTTGTGGAGTGagaacaaacatttattttgccattGACAAATTTCTCTAGGGGTCATTTAAAAGTACTGTTATATCATTAGTATAAAactttgccattaaaaaaaaacccaaaccacccaacaaatgaacaacccaaaacaactgTGTAGACAGTTCTGTTTGGGATACTATAGTAGTGTATCTTTGCTGATCTTACactctttcctcttttaaataGCATGCTGTGCTGCTCACACGTGGGAGCCATTCAGTTAGTCCCAGAGTTAACTAGCTTATTTCTGTGGCATGGCAGGGTGGTCAGTCACTTTCTAGCTTAACTGAGAAGTTAAATTATGTGCTATTATGAATGCACATCACTGCAGGGGAACTAGACAAACTATTATAACCTGtcaaaagcaaattatttctgaaaaatatggaAGCTTATGACTTCATGGTGCAAATGCAGCTTCACTCTCAAGTAATTGAAAGTTTGAGATGTTTATTACTTCAGTTGTGTCTACACAGGGATACTGATTTGAAGCCATTTGGTATGAAAATCATGATTTACTACTTGCTTAGACTTGTCTGTGTGGAGAAACACcttgtaaaagaaatattctgaaacaaaTCTAATCCAACTCAGTTATTTAACTTAAGCTGACACTGACTTTGCATCCTTCCATGGAATCTTATGTTTCTGTTCTTGGGCACTGCCAGACACAAGAGGTTGGTTTCAGAACTTAGACTCACACTGCAAGGGCCAGTTCTTAGAACGTATTGTTGACAgtatacaaaaaaaccccccactaAACCTAAGAAAGTGATCATCGGAAGGCATATTCTTGGAGCAGTGGCAGTCTgtcaaaaatggaaatggaatcCAAAATACAAATGTGTTAATCTAAGGAAGTGTTCTCATAACTAATAACATGCAATatacagcaaaatattaaaaatgacaaTTCCCTTTACTATGTAAGGTACCCAAGAAGTGAAGCTTAATGTGCATCTAAAATGCTTTCCTGTGTAGAGAAATCCTTGTGTGAACAGAAAATACTGGCAATAGTAGCATTTAATTGCATGTCCTAATTAATTTGCATAGATAAGTATACAATTTAATGCGAAGTAATACTTTACTATAAATATGAAGAGGCCATGCCAAGATAGGAAGTTAAATACCAAAACCAAATTCAGTCCTGTGAAGTTTGATTTGGTATGGAGTGGTTAGGAGCTAACACTctccttttatatatatatataactacTTAGTGAATAGTAGTGAAggggaaagatatttttaataatatttttttctttaaagaatgcTTATCATTTGTGGCATGCAATCTTGCTCTGGGTATGATTTTATCTAGAAACAGTTTATCACTAATACTCTGATTCACATACTGTAAACGCATTCCCTACTGACATGCGTAAGTCCCTtccaaaattgttttttccctggTTTGTTTATGGTACTGATTTCACTGCACGCCatatcttttctgtttcttctctttagaACTCACAAATAGGGTTGAAAGCCTAAGTGAATTACGCAGTTCTGCAGGCTTACATGGTACCTACTAATTCATGACATTGTTTTGGGTTcttaatggttttttttttttagactaaGAGCTAACTCttaaagaacattatttttccatgcaTAATTAAGGGCAGAGCATCTATGTCTTTTATATCTCTACATTGGAGTTCGCATACTCCAAATCACATTCTGCttatttgaattttcattgTTCCAATACTGATGCATATTCCAAAGTGTTTTGTAACTCCTGGAGACATAAATCAATAGTTGAAAGCAGTCACGGAACGCAAAGGAAGAGTATAAGAAAGTCTATTTTCCTGTGCATTTCAATACATACTCTTTGTGCCAAAGCCATGATGTTCTCCGTTTTCAGTTCTCTACTTCAGCTTTCCTGAGCTTTATCAGGTCTTTCCTGATCCTTCCCTTGGCCCTTTTTTCTGGGAGGAGGGGAATTTAATAGCTGGCCTGTATGATTAATATGAGAGCTACAGGAATAGTAtcaggaaaaattattaaatagcCCTCGCATTCAACTACTGACAGAACCTTGGCTAGGGAAACATTACTTattatttgagaagaaaaaaatgtctggatGTGGTTCATAACCTACAGAGCCTTAATTTACAGGAATACAGTTGCAGGCTCGTTACTCATCAACAGAACTAGTGAATGCAGTAGCTTTGGTGCTGTTTGTTTAGGAACAGTCtgaaaacaatttaagaaaaggaaaaccaaacaaatggaAACTGTAGCTACTTAACTGAAAAGAAGGAGGTGGAAAAGCCTACAAATGGAATAGTGAATTTCAGGAGtagcatataaaaatgaaagtgatcaaattacatttaatgTTATAATCAACTTGAATTTCTTCTGGTACATGGCTTATAGTAGATCCATGTCCTCTGACTCGGTGAACAAAGTACATGAACAAATATCCAACAAGCAGCCTAAAAAT encodes:
- the HRH1 gene encoding histamine H1 receptor, with the translated sequence MSKNTTENSTNPHSALLGLFLGSISLTTVVMNILVLCAVKTEKKLQTVGNLYIISLSIADLIVGAAVMPLNIVYLLSPVWTLGLPACLFWLSMDYVASTASIFNLFILCIDRYRSVQQPLKYLKYRTKMRASLMILGVWLLSFMWVIPILGWHVFANNGERKVKENKCETEFSEVTWFKVLTAIVNFYLPSIMMLWFYYKIFKTVRKHCQHRELINGSYRSFSEKSPISHSKMKDEQSICLQKQIVDENTPPKDEQSSLQPKNTEAELHFSKPDKSSKAFVSKSNKKVLKWSCFPLTTVKSEPGVDKAGKKGMHVIEENEKEEEPGSQDSDLSDASDSHTFTEEAPSRDDSRPNPERACSPQEKTENRDFRGLTYLRKTWRSLHTHSKRDFQGLHRNRERKAAKQLGVIMAAFMLCWIPYFVLFMVIAFQGHEQFSKLHMFTIWLGYVNSTLNPFLYPLCNQNFKKTFKKILHIH